A stretch of the Methanobacterium veterum genome encodes the following:
- a CDS encoding adenosine-specific kinase, with protein sequence MKFETEIVKLEAPEDCNLILGQSHFIKTVEDLHESIVNTVPGAEFGLAFSEASGDCLVRKSGNEESLTKLAADKMFELGCGHSFLIFLKNAYPINVIQRIMNVPEVVNIYCATANPVQVIVAETEQGRGILSIIDGFKPKGIESKDDEEYRKKFLREFGYKF encoded by the coding sequence ATGAAATTCGAAACTGAAATAGTAAAATTAGAAGCTCCAGAGGATTGTAACTTAATTTTAGGCCAGAGCCACTTCATAAAAACAGTTGAAGACCTTCATGAATCAATTGTAAATACGGTGCCTGGTGCTGAATTTGGACTTGCATTTAGTGAAGCTTCAGGAGATTGTTTGGTAAGAAAATCAGGTAATGAGGAATCCCTTACTAAGCTTGCTGCAGATAAGATGTTTGAACTTGGATGTGGCCATTCATTTTTAATATTTCTTAAAAATGCATATCCAATCAATGTTATACAGCGTATAATGAACGTGCCTGAAGTTGTAAATATTTACTGTGCAACTGCAAATCCTGTCCAGGTAATAGTTGCTGAAACTGAGCAGGGAAGAGGTATATTAAGTATAATAGATGGTTTTAAGCCTAAAGGAATTGAAAGTAAGGACGACGAAGAATACCGGAAGAAATTTTTAAGGGAATTTGGTTATAAATTTTAA
- a CDS encoding flavin reductase family protein: MKKSIGAKTIVYPTPVFIIGTYDENGKPNAMNVAWGGISCSSPPCVSISVREATYTHGNILDKKAFTVNIPSESHIKEADYFGIASGKNEDKFAATGLTPVKSELVDAPYIKEFPLILECKLVNTTELGLHTHFTGEIIDVKVDENLLDNENPDIEQIKPFLYDPSSRSYYGIGKHLEKAFSLGKDINK; the protein is encoded by the coding sequence ATGAAAAAATCAATTGGTGCAAAAACTATTGTATATCCCACTCCTGTTTTTATAATTGGAACTTATGATGAAAATGGGAAACCAAACGCTATGAATGTTGCATGGGGAGGGATATCATGTTCCAGCCCGCCTTGTGTTTCTATTTCAGTAAGAGAAGCTACTTACACCCATGGAAATATTCTAGATAAAAAAGCTTTTACAGTGAATATTCCCTCTGAAAGCCACATTAAAGAAGCAGATTATTTTGGAATCGCATCTGGAAAAAATGAAGATAAATTTGCCGCTACAGGGTTAACACCTGTTAAAAGCGAACTTGTAGATGCACCTTACATCAAAGAGTTTCCCCTTATTTTAGAATGTAAACTTGTTAACACAACTGAACTAGGGTTACACACCCACTTTACAGGTGAAATAATAGATGTAAAAGTGGATGAAAATTTACTGGATAATGAAAATCCAGACATAGAGCAAATTAAGCCATTTTTATACGATCCTTCATCCAGATCATATTATGGTATTGGTAAACACCTTGAAAAAGCATTTTCCTTAGGTAAAGATATAAATAAATGA